gaggaggaggaagagccgcgcgtggcgatggtggctgTTTGGGAGGAGACGAGTGAGGTCCAATAAAAGACCGCTTCCTTCATCATGATGCGGTCATGCATGTTGTGTTTCCCTTGGACCCGAGCAATCGCCGCTTGCTCAgttgcccctcctccgctcctTTCCTTGCCATGACACAATATGATTCGAGGATACGGAAGGGCGCCTGTCTCTCACAAACGGTCTCATTCACCAGCTTCGTCTAccacacgccaccgccgtttGTCTGCTGGGAAGCACGGTTAAAAGGGACAGAGGGCTGCTGGCGCAGGGCGGACTCCGGCACCTCGCTGGAGCGGAAGCGAACGGGGAACGCATTGCCGGtggcgcgctggtgcgcgagAGGCACCGCCGAGGGGTACGAGTTGTACGGCGCCTGTGCCTGGGTGCCCATGAACGGCCGCGACGCCTGAACGCGCTCTGGAGCGTTGTTCCAGTAGTCGAACTGGCTAGCCGAAGGCCAagcatgctgctgctgggggGGCTGCTGAATGCGCGAGTCAGTGCCGAGGGACCACTGCCGCGTTCCGAGGTTCGCCGTGTCGGGGCGGTACACAGCGTGCTGCTGAACCGTCGGCGGAGGGGTCGGAGGCTTGCCGGCCTGGGCCGAGAACATGTAGAGTCCgcgctgcgtctctgccGTCTGCGTCACACGGAGAGGCAGCTTCACGGACACGACGCGTTCAATCTCCAGTACGTAGTGCGGCGCAATCACAAGCGCCACAGGCGCCGGTGGGTCAGGAATCGGCTCCATCTCCACAACGGCAGGGGCTTGGACGGTGTttaccaccacctcctcttccgaTGACTCCTCCGGCTGCGCGAGCACAGATTGCTGCACAGACTCGGGCTGCGACTGCAGCGgctccggcggcggtggcgtctgcACCTGTGACGGCGCCCCTTTCTGTGGAGAGGGAGTCTCTTTGGCGGCGGGTACCCCAGCCCCCGCGCTGGTGCGCTGACGCACCATATCCGCAAATGATGGGCCACTACCGTTCTTCGCCCACGTCGACCCCGAAGCAATGTCGCCCTTCACGTGCACAACGGGACCATGCGCTTTCTCCTCGATAGTTGGCTTGCTTCtctcagcggcagcagccggtCCCGCCTGCGGGCGGCGCGGACGCTCCTGGCGCTCTGGACGATCACGGCGATCGCCGCGCTCACCACGGTCACCACGCTCACCGCCCTCACGGCGCTCCGCATTgtcacggcggcgctgcgggcgttCTGCGGGAGCACTACTGGAGTTGGCGGTGAGGGGCTTCGGCGAGTTCCGCCCTCTCGGGGCCTGGCGGGGCTCTGGCTTCGGGCCTGCGCTCATTTTCAAAAGAAAATTAGCACCTTTTCGCTCTTGACTTTTTTTGGAGCTCTCTGGTCCAACGTCGGGTGGTATCGCTTCTTACAAAGACGGAGGGGGTTAGAGAAAAACAAATAAAAATCGCGTGTGTTCAATAGCTGCATGGTTTccgcgtgcgggtgtgtgcatgcgtgtgtgcacaccGTGGCAGAGGCATGAAGAGGGGTGGGTGacgggaagggagagagattGGAGGTGGTAGGGAAACGAGCTGAGTTGCTTGCAGCTCGAACGGGCCAGCTCCCTGGCGAGACCCAGAGATCAATACGGGGAATCGGTGTGAAACAGAAAGTGCGACAAGAGGCTAGAACAGCTGCGCGTAGGTGAGAGCAAGAGGATGCTCCTCACGCGTGTCGCCGTCACACTCCAACACCCCTGCTGAGACGGCAGCACCCGCCGCAAGACGCGATCGACCACCCTCATCTGCGGCTCCGCAGCAAAGGGGCATTTCTTGTTCTACTTCATGTCCAGTACGCTGTCACATACACTTCACattgagggagggggaggtgaaAAATAAAATGTcgagagaaaacaaaagtTGCATCTATGAGGGGGCGGAGTCAAGCAGATGCATGACACACACcgccggaggagaaggagaagggaagcGCCACACCGCAGGCGCCGAGGACAGCGTCTGCGGCaaccacacacgccccccccctcctttaCTCACACGGCATCCGGCAAGCCGGTTTAACGGGACGCGCTCGACACGGCCTTCGTGCCCTCAGCCATGGCGTGCTTCGCGAGCTCCGCCGGCAGCACAatgcgcaccgccgtctgcACCTCGCGCGCACCCAGCGTGCGCTTCTTGTTCGCGCGAACAATCGACGCAGCCTCGGTGCAGATGCGCTCCATCACGTCGTTCACGTACGAATTCACGATCTTCATCGTGCGGTGCGACATCGACATCTGGGAGTTGATCGCCTTCAGCGAGCGGCCCACGTACACGTTCCACGTGCGCTTCGGCTTGCGGTGCGACTTACGCACGTGGGAAGCCTTGCGGGAAGAAGCCATGGTGgtgtgagggggtgggaggtgtAGAAGAGCGGGAGTGGCTGGATAAATCGAAGGCGAGCTGGGAGGCTGTTGCAGAGCGCATGAGGAGAGAAAGCAggtggcgagggagggaaaagTTGGGGAAGCCGACGTGGCGGGAGGGAAAGGCGAGGAAGCATCCAGTGGTCataggagaggaggagatgctACAAGGCGTCGGCACCGCtaccctcctctccacagGCTGTCTACGGCGACAGGGCTAGATGGGCATCACCGACGACGTTACAGAATGTGTCTTGTGCTTTGCTCTGCGGTCAGCGCGCGCCGTCCACGTCACGCAGTGATcagtgcggctgcagctcaAACAGGAAACGAAAACACAAAAGTTGCATCTATGAGGGGGCGGAGTCAAGCAGATGCATGACACACACcgccggaggagaaggagaagggaagcGCCACACCGCAGGCGCCGAGGACAGCGTCTGCGGCaaccacacacgccccccccctcctttaCTCACACGGCATCCGGCAAGCCGGTTTAACGGGACGCGCTCGACACGGCCTTCGTGCCCTCAGCCATGGCGTGCTTCGCGAGCTCCGCCGGCAGCACAatgcgcaccgccgtctgcACCTCGCGCGCACCCAGCGTGCGCTTCTTGTTCGCGCGAACAATCGACGCAGCCTCGGTGCAGATGCGCTCCATCACGTCGTTCACGTACGAATTCACGATCTTCATCGTGCGGTGCGACATCGACATCTGGGAGTTGATCGCCTTCAGCGAGCGGCCCACGTACACGTTCCACGTGCGCTTCGGCTTGCGGTGCGACTTACGCACGTGGGAAGCCTTGCGGGAAGAAGCCATGGTGGTGTgaaggggtgggaggcgTAGTAGAAGGCTTGTCGGTTGGAACTTGAAGGCACGCGCTGAGAATCTGTCAGTGAAGTGTTTGTGGATGTGTGCACGAGAGGTAGATTCGCCAATGGCAGCGAGTGTGATGCAACGAGAGAAAGTgaaggcgagagagcggCGTTGTGTGTGGGAGAAGTCAGAGCAGTCGTTTTCTGTCTATGAAGGGGGCACCGCGACGTGCACGGAGTGCGTTGTCCTCCGCGACTCTGCCCCACCACAACCGCATACGGGACGGCCCTCTCACCATGCGACAAAGCGACGTGGGTatgaggggagagggagggaaagggggtaAAAAAGAGAACAGCTGCAACAAATACGGCGGCGTGCAGCACGAGCGTCCCCAACGCGGCGGTGTCACTTCCCAAGTGGGAGGAGTCACAACGCAGCTGCTGATAAGCGTACTCAACCAATATGCTAATTTTCTTTGCGAAGACGTGTCACGagaaaaatgaaaaaaagtgacgaaaagaaaaagagaggggaaTTGACTGTCACCCTTGAGGTACAAGGCCTTCTCAGGTATCCAAGCCTTAGGCGGTGGTCATCTCGGCAAGCAGCTCAGCATGCTCGTCTGTCGGATCGCGGCTGGGCTCCGTATCCGCCCAGAGGTCGGGCGTGAGGAAGCCGTAGGTCTTGCGCAGGGCGTAGAAAGTGGCCATGATCAGGTtgccgtgcgtgcgggtcTTGCCACGGGAGCTCGTGTACACGTCCTCCACACCAGCGAACTCGAGGATCTTCTTGGGCACgggggcggcgacgatgccggTACCGCGGGGCGCGGGCACGAGACGGACCGCGACGGAACCGCACTTGCCGGTCACCTTCATCGGGATCGTGTGTGGCTCACCGATCTTGTTGCCCCAGTAGCCGCGGCGCACCGGCACGATGTTGAGCTTGGCTGCAATCATCGAGGCGCGAATCGCCAGCGACACCTCCTTGCCGACGCGAGCACCGATGCCGATGTGACCGTCACAGTCGCCGACGACGTTGAAGGCCTTGAAGCGGGTACGCTGGCCGGCCGACGTGGCCTTCTGCACTGGGTAGATCTTCATCATCTCGTCGTGCAGCTGGCCCTCAGCGATGAGGGTGTCGACAATCTGGTGCTCCTTGATGGGCATCGAGAAGAGGAAGATCTCTTCCAGAGAGGTGACCTTCTGCGCCTTTACAAGGCGGCCCAGCTTGGTACACGGGACCCACTCTTTCTCCTCACCCGGACCAccgcggccacggccacggccaccgcGTCCGCCACGGCCTCGGCCGAAGTTGCGTTCGGCGCGGGGGACGTCGGCGGCGGGCGCCTCCTGAGCAGGCTGAGTATCTGCCATATCTTCCTTTCTAAGAGAAGACAGCTCGTTTGTGCATATGGCGTTCCCGATTTGTGTGCGCACATGCGTGCAAAGAAAGGGGTCGACACCAACAGAAGGGAGAGCAGTCATCGAGAGCAGGGGTGGGGAAAAAA
This genomic stretch from Leishmania mexicana MHOM/GT/2001/U1103 complete genome, chromosome 19 harbors:
- a CDS encoding histone H2B, with translation MASSRKASHVRKSHRKPKRTWNVYVGRSLKAINSQMSMSHRTMKIVNSYVNDVMERICTEAASIVRANKKRTLGAREVQTAVRIVLPAELAKHAMAEGTKAVSSASR
- a CDS encoding 40S ribosomal protein S2 encodes the protein MTALPSVGVDPFLCTHVRTQIGNAICTNELSSLRKEDMADTQPAQEAPAADVPRAERNFGRGRGGRGGRGRGRGGPGEEKEWVPCTKLGRLVKAQKVTSLEEIFLFSMPIKEHQIVDTLIAEGQLHDEMMKIYPVQKATSAGQRTRFKAFNVVGDCDGHIGIGARVGKEVSLAIRASMIAAKLNIVPVRRGYWGNKIGEPHTIPMKVTGKCGSVAVRLVPAPRGTGIVAAPVPKKILEFAGVEDVYTSSRGKTRTHGNLIMATFYALRKTYGFLTPDLWADTEPSRDPTDEHAELLAEMTTA